In one Candidatus Eremiobacterota bacterium genomic region, the following are encoded:
- a CDS encoding protein kinase, translated as MPEPLPKGTALNEGRYEITKLLGQSNFSHIYMVKDTKQNKTLLVKELFLGDGGEDFAAFEQHFLKAAHELSSISHHCLPRLIDYFSDGSRCYYVREFIEGKTFSDLLKQGQKSFSENQLRTWFSHLVESFSSLRAQTPPLSLGPVRPSNVIITPMGKIRILDFGIDRFFPPLTKKEVLKGSISSFSAPESTGEREATEKGDVYSLGALFYHVLTARVPGGELDFSHQDEKMLELMRRLEGPLRKSLESDPGKRYDSLDEFRNDIAGAFEKKEMGNAEMVTSIKEIDLLTVKPHEEIQGKIHVMNVGGGLLAGRTWVDANWISLSSQVFNGNDLDIGYTIKTDTLELGVPHTGTIVLETRNQKKTIPVRIIVEPQGSLELHPAAVFLILLLIPMIYAFFVSSYLTGTVNSALSHIREVQSMLLPARELNPSIISRLRFSSYLLYFFPWSSCFLLSLIFIRFKPSARVRFFPLYILALSIPLIWFFVRLSLEVPLPPSPEIGAFLKNYGLTGSMSLGTRIMPFCLIGGFSFAFYLSRATESVSRFCALRPSLDYLLNGLAILAYLGYFIAVMFLSLPLASAVH; from the coding sequence ATGCCGGAACCATTGCCAAAGGGAACGGCCCTCAATGAGGGCAGGTACGAAATCACGAAGCTTCTGGGTCAGAGTAATTTTTCCCATATCTACATGGTGAAAGATACAAAGCAGAACAAAACCCTGCTTGTCAAGGAGCTTTTCCTTGGAGACGGCGGCGAAGACTTCGCTGCATTCGAGCAGCACTTCCTCAAGGCTGCTCATGAGCTCTCCTCCATATCGCACCACTGCCTTCCCCGCCTCATCGACTATTTCTCCGACGGGAGCCGCTGCTATTATGTCCGCGAGTTCATCGAGGGGAAAACCTTCAGTGACCTGCTGAAACAGGGGCAGAAAAGCTTCAGCGAAAACCAGCTGAGAACGTGGTTTTCCCACCTCGTGGAGAGTTTTTCCTCTCTCCGCGCGCAGACCCCCCCCCTCTCGCTGGGCCCTGTAAGGCCGTCAAACGTGATAATCACTCCCATGGGGAAAATAAGAATACTGGATTTCGGGATAGACCGCTTCTTCCCCCCCCTCACGAAGAAGGAGGTTTTGAAAGGGAGCATCTCCTCCTTCTCTGCCCCGGAAAGCACGGGAGAGCGGGAGGCGACGGAAAAAGGCGATGTTTACTCACTTGGTGCCCTCTTTTACCATGTTCTCACCGCCCGCGTACCGGGAGGCGAGCTTGATTTCAGCCACCAGGACGAGAAGATGCTTGAGCTTATGAGAAGGCTGGAAGGCCCCCTGAGAAAATCACTTGAGAGCGATCCCGGGAAGCGGTACGACTCTCTCGACGAGTTCAGGAATGACATTGCGGGGGCCTTTGAGAAAAAGGAGATGGGCAATGCCGAGATGGTCACGTCTATCAAGGAGATTGACCTGCTGACCGTAAAGCCCCATGAAGAGATCCAGGGGAAAATCCATGTGATGAATGTGGGAGGGGGTCTCCTTGCGGGGCGCACCTGGGTTGATGCAAACTGGATATCGCTCTCATCGCAGGTCTTTAACGGAAACGACCTGGACATCGGTTACACCATTAAAACAGACACCCTGGAGCTAGGGGTGCCCCATACAGGTACTATTGTCCTGGAGACAAGAAACCAGAAAAAGACAATCCCGGTGAGAATAATCGTGGAGCCCCAGGGATCGCTTGAACTCCACCCTGCCGCCGTGTTCCTCATTTTGCTGCTTATCCCTATGATCTATGCCTTCTTTGTCTCATCGTACCTCACCGGCACTGTCAACTCAGCCCTCAGCCATATAAGGGAGGTGCAGTCGATGCTGCTGCCCGCCCGGGAGCTCAATCCCTCAATAATCTCCCGCCTCAGATTCTCTTCATATCTGCTCTATTTTTTCCCATGGTCAAGCTGCTTCCTTCTCTCCCTCATCTTCATTAGGTTCAAGCCGTCGGCCAGAGTCCGCTTCTTCCCCCTTTACATCCTTGCGCTATCCATTCCCCTTATCTGGTTCTTTGTCAGGCTCTCGCTGGAAGTGCCTCTTCCCCCTTCGCCTGAGATCGGCGCCTTTCTCAAAAACTACGGCCTCACAGGCTCCATGAGCCTTGGCACAAGAATAATGCCCTTCTGCCTCATTGGCGGCTTCAGTTTCGCCTTCTACCTCTCGAGGGCTACAGAGAGTGTCTCAAGGTTCTGCGCCCTGAGGCCTTCCCTTGATTACCTGCTGAACGGCCTGGCCATTCTTGCCTACCTCGGGTATTTCATCGCCGTCATGTTTCTGAGCCTTCCTCTTGCTTCTGCCGTGCATTGA
- a CDS encoding 5'-nucleotidase C-terminal domain-containing protein: protein MITAHNLLPPVRPSGNSSLNAEKRTHLTILHINDLHGEVTEHAPAEEGKVGGIARIAGGIKELRSGNSEGTIVLDGGDFFEGSFYSKFSQGEIVGKSYEKIGFDAIALGNHDVTWGLGPGSAVMRGAGAAILSANMKPPVKESPAVDLIRPYTVIERKGLKIGILGLTCREAETATPGRGEIAFDDPVAAARNFVGELKGETDLMVVLSHLGYSDDVKLAKSVEGIDVIVGSHSHTALKEGEMVGSTLVTQAGEYGDYIGKIDLVIDGAEKTIVSHQASLVPVTENIPADNEVASIVASYLPKLDGIKDRVVGYAAEELENFRHGEGGANTNLTNLFIDSQRRDSDIALSSTFSLRKGIPRGPITFGDLYEAHPFKRSLLQVRAQGSQVLEFLEEGLMDKNRVNGKIFSGLTYEYCREKPEGSRIVSLSFRGRQYSHEEFSGLSLTVSMDAYIKEKKCFRDCRVTKSYGDVFEIFKGEIETLGTLRNLPSEVRYARVSDDAPSTAAA, encoded by the coding sequence ATGATTACCGCCCATAATCTCCTGCCTCCTGTCCGGCCTTCTGGAAACAGCAGCCTCAACGCAGAGAAAAGGACTCACCTCACTATCCTTCATATCAATGACCTCCACGGGGAAGTGACAGAGCACGCCCCCGCAGAAGAGGGGAAAGTGGGAGGAATCGCAAGAATCGCGGGAGGGATAAAGGAACTCCGGTCAGGGAACAGCGAGGGAACCATCGTGCTTGACGGCGGAGATTTTTTCGAAGGCAGCTTCTACAGCAAGTTCTCCCAGGGAGAGATTGTGGGAAAATCCTACGAGAAAATAGGCTTTGACGCAATAGCGCTGGGAAACCACGACGTGACCTGGGGCCTTGGCCCCGGCTCCGCCGTAATGAGAGGGGCTGGAGCCGCCATTCTCTCGGCAAATATGAAGCCCCCTGTCAAGGAATCACCTGCCGTGGATCTTATCAGGCCTTATACCGTCATAGAGCGCAAAGGCCTGAAGATCGGCATACTGGGCCTTACATGCCGAGAAGCGGAGACAGCCACGCCTGGACGGGGAGAAATCGCCTTTGACGACCCCGTTGCCGCTGCCAGGAATTTTGTCGGGGAACTGAAAGGCGAGACTGACCTCATGGTGGTGCTTTCCCACCTCGGCTACAGTGATGATGTGAAGCTTGCGAAGAGTGTGGAAGGGATCGACGTGATCGTGGGCTCTCACAGCCATACTGCCCTCAAGGAGGGGGAGATGGTAGGCTCCACCCTTGTCACGCAGGCCGGCGAATATGGAGATTACATAGGGAAGATTGATCTCGTCATTGACGGAGCGGAAAAAACAATTGTCTCCCATCAGGCCAGCCTTGTTCCCGTGACGGAAAATATCCCCGCTGACAATGAAGTGGCGTCAATAGTAGCGTCCTATCTGCCGAAACTGGACGGGATAAAAGACAGGGTCGTGGGCTATGCCGCAGAAGAGCTGGAGAACTTCAGGCACGGTGAAGGCGGGGCCAACACCAACCTGACCAACCTTTTCATAGACTCGCAGCGCAGGGATTCCGACATCGCACTCTCATCGACATTTTCCCTCAGGAAGGGGATTCCCCGCGGACCTATCACCTTCGGCGATCTTTATGAAGCCCACCCTTTTAAAAGATCACTCCTCCAGGTGAGGGCCCAGGGCTCCCAGGTCCTTGAGTTCCTGGAAGAAGGACTTATGGACAAGAACCGTGTCAATGGAAAAATCTTCTCGGGGCTCACTTATGAGTATTGCAGGGAGAAGCCGGAAGGAAGCCGGATAGTTTCTCTCAGCTTCAGGGGAAGGCAGTACTCTCATGAGGAGTTCAGCGGACTCTCCCTCACGGTGAGCATGGATGCCTATATCAAGGAGAAAAAGTGCTTCAGGGACTGCAGGGTGACAAAAAGCTACGGCGATGTCTTCGAGATATTCAAGGGTGAGATAGAGACCCTTGGAACCCTGAGGAACCTCCCCAGCGAGGTGAGGTATGCCAGGGTCAGTGATGACGCTCCCTCCACTGCTGCCGCGTAA
- the pth gene encoding aminoacyl-tRNA hydrolase codes for MDQNIVALISLGNPGVEYANTRHNVGFMVADALGDKLGISFKSKGLRGSLGEGFFEGRKLIVVKPGTYMNLSGLCVKAVMDFYRIPPPAVFVVSDDFNLPLGSIRIRRNGGSGGHNGLASIIQELSSEEFPRMRIGIGPLPPGAETMRYVLQPFSLKEREVLPSVINTAVQALEALLSNGIERAMSQFNARQKQEEGSET; via the coding sequence ATGGATCAGAATATTGTTGCGCTGATAAGCCTGGGAAATCCCGGCGTGGAATATGCCAATACCCGCCACAATGTCGGGTTCATGGTGGCTGATGCGCTTGGCGACAAGCTGGGTATTTCCTTTAAATCAAAGGGCCTTCGGGGTTCTCTCGGCGAAGGCTTTTTTGAGGGAAGAAAGCTTATTGTGGTAAAGCCCGGGACCTATATGAACCTCTCAGGCCTCTGTGTAAAGGCTGTTATGGACTTCTACCGGATTCCCCCCCCGGCAGTCTTTGTCGTAAGCGACGATTTCAATCTTCCCCTGGGCTCGATCAGGATAAGGAGAAACGGCGGGAGCGGCGGCCATAACGGGCTCGCCTCGATTATCCAGGAGCTTTCGAGCGAGGAATTCCCCCGCATGCGTATCGGAATAGGCCCTCTCCCGCCCGGCGCGGAAACCATGCGGTATGTGCTCCAGCCTTTCAGCCTCAAGGAGCGTGAGGTCCTCCCTTCTGTCATAAACACCGCGGTGCAGGCCCTGGAGGCCCTCCTTTCCAACGGCATTGAGAGGGCCATGAGCCAGTTCAATGCACGGCAGAAGCAAGAGGAAGGCTCAGAAACATGA
- a CDS encoding AI-2E family transporter yields the protein MDAKPDDKSPAGTPPAPPDPDGSPAAPPGGGEAAPAEAHEDHPNTALPIPKWFYWILAALGCYILYRVNDVLMPFIVSFVVAYFLDPFVDYLERRGNRRIAAILKVYLLCFLIIALFFLLVVPPVFRQMRQIERNISRYLDTVHEEGEEEYNRHLQDGPQGTPQVIPPPLLTSSPAYPTAAPPAGSQPSASTGSLPVPSLDQGSPSPSPASMAPLPSSKPASEPLSKFRTLSDEEIKEKQKENMLIENLSFFWLGLTKRYPVLREHFGDEKSVVKYLQAKQEEIAGYSVRILSGISNWALSSLSHVIALVLVPILTFYFLCVIDPLKERLLFLIGHKHYKRELIQVSHEINVMLVNYLKGQVVVSFLVGVTITIGASLVSLFFHTKYSLLLGCLTGVTCIIPYFGAVVSTLMAFLIGLFTASHSHLLAALFMVGMMLLVNQLFDNVITPRIVGEQVGLHPLWTLFALLAGGKLLGFLGMLIAVPIAASIKICLIRIFPRLVEPVTDDDDGRPEGPAPPDASTGEKCMKKEKEES from the coding sequence ATGGATGCAAAACCTGATGACAAGTCTCCGGCAGGCACTCCGCCGGCGCCGCCTGATCCTGACGGCAGCCCTGCAGCCCCCCCCGGCGGGGGGGAAGCCGCTCCCGCTGAAGCCCACGAGGATCACCCGAACACGGCCCTTCCTATCCCAAAGTGGTTCTATTGGATTCTCGCTGCCCTGGGCTGCTACATACTCTACAGGGTCAACGACGTGCTGATGCCCTTTATCGTAAGCTTTGTCGTCGCCTATTTCCTCGACCCCTTCGTGGATTATCTTGAGAGGAGAGGAAACAGGCGGATCGCTGCGATTCTCAAGGTCTACCTGCTGTGTTTCCTCATTATCGCCCTGTTCTTCCTTCTTGTGGTACCCCCGGTATTCAGGCAGATGCGCCAGATCGAGCGGAATATCAGCCGCTACCTGGACACCGTCCATGAGGAAGGGGAGGAGGAATACAACAGGCATCTCCAGGACGGGCCCCAGGGCACACCACAGGTCATCCCCCCTCCCCTGCTCACTTCCTCGCCTGCATACCCGACTGCGGCACCACCAGCGGGGAGTCAGCCATCTGCCTCAACGGGATCCCTGCCGGTACCTTCATTGGATCAGGGCTCACCCTCGCCTTCACCAGCCAGTATGGCGCCTCTTCCTTCATCGAAACCGGCTTCAGAACCTCTCAGTAAGTTCAGGACCCTCTCCGATGAAGAAATCAAGGAAAAGCAGAAGGAGAACATGCTGATAGAGAACCTCTCCTTTTTCTGGCTGGGCCTTACCAAGCGTTACCCCGTTCTCAGGGAACACTTCGGCGACGAGAAGTCTGTCGTCAAGTATCTGCAGGCCAAACAGGAGGAGATTGCCGGCTACTCGGTACGGATCCTCAGCGGAATCAGCAACTGGGCCCTCTCGTCCTTATCCCACGTGATAGCCCTTGTGCTCGTGCCTATTCTCACCTTCTATTTTCTCTGCGTGATCGATCCCCTGAAGGAGCGCCTCCTTTTCCTTATCGGCCATAAGCATTACAAGAGGGAGCTTATCCAGGTCTCCCATGAGATAAACGTGATGCTTGTCAATTACCTCAAAGGCCAGGTCGTCGTGTCATTTCTCGTGGGAGTGACCATAACCATAGGCGCTTCCCTCGTGTCGCTCTTTTTCCATACCAAGTATTCACTGCTGCTGGGCTGCCTTACGGGCGTCACCTGCATCATTCCCTACTTCGGGGCAGTAGTGAGCACTCTGATGGCCTTCCTCATAGGGCTCTTCACTGCCTCTCATTCCCATCTCCTGGCGGCCCTCTTCATGGTGGGAATGATGCTGCTGGTAAACCAGCTCTTTGACAATGTCATCACTCCCAGGATTGTGGGTGAGCAGGTGGGCCTTCACCCTCTCTGGACCTTGTTTGCCCTCCTCGCGGGAGGCAAGCTTTTAGGCTTTCTGGGCATGCTCATTGCGGTTCCCATCGCGGCGTCAATAAAGATATGCCTCATCAGGATCTTTCCCAGGCTTGTTGAGCCTGTCACTGACGATGATGACGGCCGGCCGGAAGGACCTGCCCCGCCTGATGCTTCCACGGGGGAGAAGTGCATGAAAAAGGAGAAAGAGGAGTCTTGA